In Synechococcales cyanobacterium T60_A2020_003, the following proteins share a genomic window:
- a CDS encoding IS5/IS1182 family transposase encodes YHRRSIAETTMFRFKTIFGGNLSARQFDNQAVELFIKCVALNRMIQIAKPDSYKVEG; translated from the coding sequence GCTATCATCGTCGTTCGATTGCTGAAACTACCATGTTCCGCTTTAAGACTATTTTTGGGGGCAATCTCAGTGCACGTCAATTTGACAATCAAGCCGTGGAATTGTTCATCAAATGTGTTGCGCTCAACCGCATGATTCAGATCGCTAAACCCGATAGCTACAAGGTTGAAGGTTAA